The nucleotide sequence atagtaagATATTTTTAAGCGTTTTTATGCGGGGGCTTTTTCAACAATTCAGGAAGTTGCTTAGAGCTTACGTGTCTTTGCTacatcaccaaaaaaaaaagaagaaaaaggacaATTCttggttttaattatttttaatttcaaggCTCTTATCCTTCCCTTTGTATAAATAAGCCAAATGTTTTCCTAAATTTCATAGTTTTATTTCCATTTCCTTTAACTGTCTAGTTCCTCAAAATTCTCCAACCTTTGCTTCTTCTGCTATCTTTCTTCAacctctttctttcttcttcaacaTCGACGTGTGTCTGcaataaacacatatatatatatataatatatatatatatcctgcTCTTTTCTCTTTCCATCAAGAATTTTTCTCATCTTGATTGTTTTTGAttaaaacatacatatatagataTGGTGGACGAAGGAGGTGTAGTTGTGAACCAAGGAGGGGACCAAGAGGTGGTGGATTTGCCTCCAGGGTTTCGGTTTCATCCAACTGATGAAGAGATCATAACTCACTACCTGAAAGAGAAAGTCTTCAACGTCCGATTCACCTCGGCTGCAATTGGTCAAGCCGACCTTAATAAGAACGAGCCATGGGATCTACCAAGTAAGTCAAgtcattatctatttttttttaattttaatttgaccACTTCAGAAATTATCATACATCAAGATTCTGATTCTTGAATTTACTTTTGTTGGGGGTGCAGAAATTGCAAAGATGGGGGAGAAGGAGTTTTACTTCTTTTGCCAAAGGGATCGGAAGTACCCGACTGGCATGAGGACCAATCGTGCAACCGTTTCCGGTTATTGGAAGGCGACCGGGAAGGACAAGGAGATCCTTAGAGGCAAAGGTTGTCTTGTTGGGATGAAGAAAACACTTGTGTTCTATAGAGGAAGAGCTCCAAAAGGTGAAAAAACCAATTGGGTTATGCATGAGTATCGACTTGATGGCATATATTCTTATCACAATCTCCCTAAATCCGCAAGGGTATGTAAttcaattcatttttattagaAACTTTGTGTCAATTATCTTACTTTGATGCATACAAATTGTGCTTGGTATGAAATGTGtatcttataaattattaattaatccaaaagcaaaaacaaaatccaaatatTAACCTAATTAATTAGGAATCTTTAATTAActaaaacttttgtttttgttgtttgtgaTGATTATAGGATGAATGGGTGGTGTGTAGGGTTTTTCACAAGAACGCTCCTCCTCCCACTACTATAGCTACTCCTACAAATCAACTTACAAGGATTGATTCTCTTGACAACATTGATCATCTCTTAGACTTCTCATCTCTCCCTCCTCTCATCGATCCGGGTTTCTTGAGTCAACCCGGACCAAGCTTCTCCGGTGCGGGCCAACAACACGACTTCAAACCCATCCCACATCACCCTACAACCGTGCAGATCAACAACACTTACCCATCAGCCCAAACCCTCAATTACCCTTACCACTCGGTTCCAACTTACGGATTCGGTTCTGGTTCTGGGACCAGTTTGGGAAACAATAACAATGGTATGATCAAGTTGGAGCATTCTCTTGTGAGTGTGTCTCAAGACACCGGTCTAAGCTCCGATGTTAACACAACCGCGACGCCGGAGATATCTTCTTCGTATCCAGTGATGGGGAATATTGCGGCCAATGCGGCGATGGTGGATGGTAACAATACGTcgtatgatgatgatgacttgGGGATCTTTTGGGACGACTACTAACTAATTTGAAGGTGTTATTATTAGTTGTGAATCTGTCAGTGGCATTGTTACTTTGTTTAGTGATTTTAATCAGGTGattaatttgtttataaatcCATTTGGATTATTAGGTGTTCCTAGGCAATGAACTTTAGGTAGAAGAAATTGTTTACTTAGTTTTTAGTTTGGGATAAAAAGCTTTGTAAATTGAAATACATTTCCTTGTGATTaacttgtatatatacatatttctaattcttcatataatttttttatccttGTTATGAAGTTTCTTATTGTTTCATTTAGAAGTTTGATGGTGAAGTGCacataattttaagattttggagAGTCAAGATTTTATCAACTCTTGGTTATGATATAATAACAAGACAATATGTACATAGACAAGATTTCTGGTTCGAAACTAATGAAATACTAATCCCACAAGCTTGTAGTTTTAATGTAAAGTCTATGATTAGATGAGTTTGATTGGTACTATTTATCAACCAGACAACTCAATTCATAGTAGTTATTACACTACCGTCTCTTGTTTTTAAAGTCATACTTCTAGAGCAATAGCTATAATACCATGCACAGCTAAGTGCGAAATAACTATGGCATTCTCTTTATTTGGGTGAAGGAGAATATCAAGaaagtaattttccttttattcaCAGATCATAAAGTGGGCAAATATGGACCTATAGAATCTGAATAAACTGAGAGGAAGAACACAGCTCACGAAGCATGTGATTGGTTCCTTAAATCTGGCCATCATCTTAGCCATTTCATATGGCTACTAAGttagtttattattaaattatctaacatataattaaattatattaaaagatgCTTAGGAGGGACAGtaattaatgatatatttcTTGTAAAAACAAAATCCAGATCCCTAAGTCTTCTGTCTTAAGGAACTTAGTTATTACACTCAGCTACTTTACGTTTTCTTACTCAGTGTtgataaaactatattatagcATAAACTTGGCTTTCAAGAGTTCaaacaaaatgttaaatttttatgcGATGCTTTTCTTTTGATAACTTAAACTGTTgtattttttacttatatttctTATGTCATTTTACATATAACGTTTTCATGTTAATTTACGCATGGCAGTACCGTCCGTTTCCGAGCATTCGGAGAACTTGAGCATAATCTTGACCGTTTTCAAAAAGATGAGTTATCCCTAAGTTTTTTCCTCTTTAATCCTTTCCACTTTTTATTTGCTCTTAGTGATAATAAAACATAGAACTACACTATATTGAAGTTCTTGATCACATAATCTTCTGTTAAACAGCTGCAAAttccagttacaaaaaaaaacagctgcaaattgtttttcttcaaaaatcaaattagattattgatattatttttgCAGTAccgacaaagaaaaaagaaaacaaaaacacaaaataagaagaagaaaaagaattcATGATAGTCTTGAATGGTTGAATGATTTATCAGGAGGGTAGAGGACCAACATTAAAGCTTTCTTATTgcaatttaattaaaataaaataacaaaagtatctgactttttttttgaatgaacataaaatttattcaatcaAAAATGTGCTATATCAAATGCCTCTATTGTTTCTTTTGTATAAAAATGGGTTGATAACATGGTTTGGAACAAGACAAGACTCATGAAGGAATTGACTAGACTCATAAAAGTGGGTTGTCAACTTCAGGTTCACTTAACAACTGTCAATCTGTCTTCAGACTCTGACTATTTTGAATGGGAGATTGGTGGCAAACTCTCTCAGACCTATTCAACCGGTGAGGTCTACACTTACTTGAGAGGTTCAATTGATGAAGTAGACTGGGCAGAGGTGGTCTGGAACTCCTACGGGATCCCCCGTCACAGTTTCCACACATGGCTTATGCTTCTAGACAGGTGCCCGACAAGAGATCGCATGCTTCGGTGGGGATTAGCTGTGTCACCGCTCTGTCTCTTATGCAACAATGCTCCTGAGAGTCGAAATCACCTCTATTTTGAATGTAACTTCGCGTTTGAGCTATGGGGAATGAGCGCGAGGAGATGTGGCATCGCACCTTCTAGAACTTGGACAGACACCGTTGATCAGCTGCGGAGCCTCCCGTCGGCCCGATCGTCGAGACCTCATAAGCTTCTCCTCCTCCTAGCCTGGCAATCCACGCTCTATTGGTTATGGATTGAGAGGAACGCTCGCCTCCACTCCAATGTATTTCGATCGACTGATTCCATCTTCAAAACTATTGATCTTCAGATAAGGAACAGAACTCAAAGCTTCAGGGTAACAAATCCAAAGCTCTCCTCTCAACTCTTCCAAGCTTGGATTCGTCTTGCTGATCACTGAGAACCGATGTCTCGTCTTCTCCGTCTACTGCGTCTTTTCCACTAAGTGTGATTGTTAATTTGGGCCTAAACTAGTTCCTATCTATGAGTTTCTTAATGGGTTTGTATTTACTAAAGTCTATGGGCTTgtaaacattttcttttttcttttgcattttaATTGAAAGCCagcttcaaaaaaaaaaaaaaaaaaaaaaaaaaaaaaaagtatccgACCCTTGCATGAACCCATGAATTAGTGTGAGTTTAGGTTTGTAACcctctatttattaaaaggtATGACTAT is from Raphanus sativus cultivar WK10039 unplaced genomic scaffold, ASM80110v3 Scaffold0064, whole genome shotgun sequence and encodes:
- the LOC130500942 gene encoding NAC domain-containing protein 46-like; the protein is MVDEGGVVVNQGGDQEVVDLPPGFRFHPTDEEIITHYLKEKVFNVRFTSAAIGQADLNKNEPWDLPKIAKMGEKEFYFFCQRDRKYPTGMRTNRATVSGYWKATGKDKEILRGKGCLVGMKKTLVFYRGRAPKGEKTNWVMHEYRLDGIYSYHNLPKSARDEWVVCRVFHKNAPPPTTIATPTNQLTRIDSLDNIDHLLDFSSLPPLIDPGFLSQPGPSFSGAGQQHDFKPIPHHPTTVQINNTYPSAQTLNYPYHSVPTYGFGSGSGTSLGNNNNGMIKLEHSLVSVSQDTGLSSDVNTTATPEISSSYPVMGNIAANAAMVDGNNTSYDDDDLGIFWDDY
- the LOC108807488 gene encoding uncharacterized protein LOC108807488 — translated: MVWNKTRLMKELTRLIKVGCQLQVHLTTVNLSSDSDYFEWEIGGKLSQTYSTGEVYTYLRGSIDEVDWAEVVWNSYGIPRHSFHTWLMLLDRCPTRDRMLRWGLAVSPLCLLCNNAPESRNHLYFECNFAFELWGMSARRCGIAPSRTWTDTVDQLRSLPSARSSRPHKLLLLLAWQSTLYWLWIERNARLHSNVFRSTDSIFKTIDLQIRNRTQSFRVTNPKLSSQLFQAWIRLADH